The following coding sequences lie in one Peribacillus frigoritolerans genomic window:
- the bluB gene encoding 5,6-dimethylbenzimidazole synthase — protein MFTNEEQAAVYKAIYNRRDIRSFLPKPISKDILRRILDAAHHAPSVGFMQPWSFIVISSQETKNSLAWAADKERRALAIHYEGGKENKFLSLKVEGLKEAPYTICVTCDPTRGGSHVLGRNSIPETDILSTACAIQNMWLAACAEGLAMGWVSFYKKNDIRDILEIPPHIEPVALLSIGYTDQYPDKPILELANWEKRRPMDELIFEDKWGNK, from the coding sequence ATGTTTACTAATGAAGAACAAGCTGCTGTATATAAAGCCATTTATAACCGAAGGGATATCAGGAGTTTTTTGCCAAAGCCCATTTCAAAGGATATACTCCGCAGAATTTTGGATGCTGCACATCATGCGCCATCTGTAGGATTCATGCAACCTTGGAGTTTCATCGTGATTTCATCTCAGGAAACCAAGAACAGTTTGGCATGGGCAGCGGATAAAGAAAGAAGGGCACTCGCTATTCATTATGAAGGAGGTAAAGAAAATAAGTTTCTTAGTTTGAAAGTGGAAGGGTTAAAAGAAGCACCATACACCATTTGTGTTACATGCGACCCGACACGGGGAGGCTCCCATGTTTTAGGGAGGAACTCCATTCCGGAAACCGATATTCTATCCACGGCCTGCGCAATTCAAAATATGTGGCTGGCTGCCTGTGCGGAAGGATTGGCAATGGGATGGGTAAGCTTTTATAAGAAAAATGATATTCGTGATATTTTGGAGATTCCGCCGCATATAGAACCCGTTGCACTCCTGTCGATTGGCTATACGGATCAATATCCGGATAAACCCATCCTTGAACTTGCTAATTGGGAAAAAAGAAGGCCGATGGATGAACTTATTTTCGAGGATAAATGGGGTAATAAATAA
- the dacB gene encoding D-alanyl-D-alanine carboxypeptidase/D-alanyl-D-alanine endopeptidase gives MQAANDDENLGQEIQRILEHSPGLAGALTGISIRSAETGEMIYEQGSQTRLRPASNLKLLTAAAALETLGEDHAFQTELYIKGVQVGQVLQGNVYLKGKGDPTLLEKDFDELAASLKHRQVKFVHGDLIGDDSWYDDVRYSQDLVWSDEQEYYGAAVSALTASPNEDYDTGTIILEMTPGEKAGKRATVKLEPETDYVKVINKTKTVSADANNKIEVERSHGTQVITVSGTIPEHSGVTKEWISVEDPTGYALSLFEKSMKEHGIKVLGKRKKGKTPLGADMIATHQSMPLSQLLIPFMKLSNNSHAEVLVKEMGKEAEGEGSWKDGLEVTRNQLKSMGLDMQTIMMRDGSGISQVNMIPANEITKLLYAVQEKTWFPAYLNALPIAGNENRMVGGTLRKRMKGTLAAGNVRAKTGTISGTSSLSGYVTTKKGEKIIFSIILNNFVEEKGITAIQDKIAVMLAEQENLLGSGH, from the coding sequence ATGCAGGCTGCGAATGATGATGAAAACCTAGGGCAGGAAATTCAACGAATATTGGAGCATTCGCCAGGATTGGCTGGGGCGTTGACGGGAATTTCCATCCGTTCAGCTGAAACGGGGGAAATGATTTATGAACAGGGGTCGCAAACGAGATTGCGGCCTGCTTCGAACCTTAAGCTTTTGACTGCAGCAGCTGCGCTGGAAACTTTAGGGGAAGATCATGCTTTTCAAACGGAACTATACATAAAAGGAGTGCAGGTTGGCCAGGTTCTGCAGGGCAATGTATACCTGAAGGGAAAAGGAGATCCTACATTATTGGAAAAGGATTTTGATGAACTGGCAGCTTCACTGAAGCACAGGCAAGTTAAGTTCGTTCACGGGGATCTTATAGGCGATGATTCTTGGTATGATGATGTTCGTTATTCCCAAGACTTAGTTTGGAGCGATGAACAGGAATATTACGGTGCAGCCGTTTCGGCTTTAACCGCTTCCCCGAATGAAGATTACGATACCGGTACCATCATTCTGGAGATGACCCCTGGGGAAAAGGCTGGGAAGAGGGCAACGGTGAAGCTTGAGCCGGAAACCGATTACGTGAAGGTCATCAATAAAACGAAAACTGTATCGGCAGACGCTAATAACAAAATTGAAGTCGAACGGTCTCATGGCACACAAGTCATTACGGTTTCCGGGACCATTCCGGAGCATTCCGGTGTGACCAAAGAGTGGATTTCGGTGGAAGATCCCACAGGATATGCGCTGAGCCTATTTGAAAAATCAATGAAGGAACATGGAATTAAAGTGTTGGGAAAAAGGAAAAAAGGGAAAACGCCACTAGGAGCGGACATGATTGCCACTCATCAGTCCATGCCGCTTTCACAGCTGCTTATTCCTTTCATGAAATTGAGCAATAACAGCCATGCCGAGGTTTTGGTAAAGGAAATGGGCAAAGAGGCAGAAGGGGAGGGAAGCTGGAAGGATGGTTTGGAGGTTACTCGAAATCAGCTGAAGAGTATGGGTCTCGATATGCAAACGATCATGATGCGTGATGGATCTGGAATTTCCCAAGTCAATATGATTCCAGCGAATGAAATAACGAAGCTGCTGTATGCCGTTCAGGAAAAAACGTGGTTTCCTGCTTACTTGAATGCTTTACCGATTGCAGGCAACGAAAATCGGATGGTGGGCGGTACGCTTAGAAAGAGGATGAAAGGGACACTTGCAGCCGGGAATGTTCGTGCGAAAACAGGAACGATTTCAGGAACGAGCTCCTTATCAGGATATGTGACGACCAAAAAAGGGGAAAAAATCATATTTTCAATCATCTTGAATAATTTTGTCGAAGAAAAAGGCATTACGGCAATCCAGGATAAAATAGCCGTAATGCTCGCAGAACAGGAAAACCTATTGGGAAGCGGCCATTAG
- a CDS encoding uridine kinase family protein: MNFPTLNGPYTISSLIAEIHKISKERSLYILAIDGRGGSGKSTLAASIQAECPGSAVVHMDDFYLPSSDRVQLPPSQKAIGADYDWERVSNQILKPLTEGKEARYQRYDWETDTMAEWHEVPAGGLVIIEGTYSIRKELAGYHDFTIWVECPRDQRLKRGLERDGEDARQMWEDNWMVHEDLYVGAQRPQEGANLVVDGTS, translated from the coding sequence ATGAACTTTCCAACACTTAATGGACCGTATACGATTAGCAGTCTTATAGCTGAAATTCACAAAATTTCCAAAGAACGATCTCTCTATATATTGGCCATAGATGGCCGGGGCGGGTCTGGAAAAAGTACACTCGCTGCCAGTATCCAAGCAGAATGTCCGGGCAGCGCGGTCGTACATATGGATGACTTTTATTTGCCGTCTTCGGATAGGGTTCAACTGCCTCCATCCCAAAAGGCGATTGGAGCGGATTATGATTGGGAACGGGTTAGTAACCAAATCCTAAAACCGCTTACAGAGGGGAAAGAAGCAAGATATCAAAGGTATGATTGGGAAACGGACACTATGGCCGAATGGCATGAGGTTCCTGCTGGGGGCCTTGTCATTATAGAAGGAACTTATTCTATCCGTAAAGAATTGGCAGGGTATCATGATTTCACGATTTGGGTGGAATGTCCCCGTGATCAGCGTTTGAAACGTGGCCTTGAGCGGGATGGTGAAGATGCGCGTCAAATGTGGGAGGATAATTGGATGGTTCATGAAGATCTCTATGTGGGTGCGCAAAGGCCTCAAGAAGGAGCGAATCTTGTTGTGGACGGAACGAGCTGA
- a CDS encoding M20 family metallopeptidase codes for MLIELLKDLVSIDSSSKEGANQAVDYCANWLKDQGLTVNVIVNNGYKMLVSEIGSGDKTLIWNGHVDVVSGTPDQFFPEVHEGNLYGRGTADMKAGVAGMMCAFTELKDKELGLKIQLQIVSDEEIGGLNCSGYLAKHGYRGDFVICAEPTQLGIGLQAKGALRLDIEVSGKSAHGSRPWEGVNAIEKAYDLYQKIKELPFTRDHTPLYSSPSLNLAKIKGGEVYNKVPDACLLSLDIRYLPTQTMEDILAQIESVTGNNVHLNMYSKPVKTEESDPFITLLRPIIERNTKQDAVIFGQHGSADTVFFAAYDIPAIEFGPKGENWHGDRECVNLESVAVYQKMLVDFASEFILN; via the coding sequence TTGCTCATCGAGTTACTTAAAGATTTAGTATCTATCGACAGTTCATCGAAAGAAGGAGCTAACCAGGCAGTTGATTACTGTGCAAACTGGCTTAAAGATCAAGGACTTACCGTGAATGTGATCGTAAATAACGGTTATAAGATGCTTGTAAGCGAGATTGGCAGCGGAGATAAAACCCTAATTTGGAATGGCCATGTCGATGTTGTCAGCGGAACGCCGGATCAATTTTTCCCTGAGGTTCATGAAGGAAACTTATATGGACGCGGGACAGCCGATATGAAAGCCGGTGTTGCAGGGATGATGTGTGCATTTACCGAACTGAAAGATAAGGAATTAGGTTTGAAAATCCAGCTTCAGATCGTATCGGATGAAGAGATTGGCGGTTTGAACTGTTCCGGATATTTAGCGAAACATGGTTATAGAGGGGACTTTGTGATCTGTGCCGAACCGACGCAATTGGGAATCGGGCTCCAGGCAAAGGGTGCCCTTCGTCTCGATATTGAAGTATCCGGCAAATCCGCACACGGAAGCCGTCCATGGGAAGGCGTGAATGCAATTGAAAAGGCCTATGATCTTTATCAAAAAATAAAGGAACTTCCTTTCACCCGGGATCATACTCCCCTTTACTCTTCCCCTTCACTTAACCTAGCAAAAATAAAAGGCGGGGAGGTCTATAATAAGGTACCGGATGCCTGTTTGCTAAGTCTTGATATTCGCTATCTCCCTACGCAAACAATGGAAGATATCCTTGCTCAGATCGAAAGTGTGACAGGAAATAATGTCCACCTTAATATGTACAGTAAACCTGTAAAAACCGAAGAGTCAGACCCATTCATCACTCTGCTCCGTCCGATTATCGAAAGAAACACGAAGCAAGACGCTGTCATTTTTGGACAGCACGGCTCCGCAGATACCGTCTTTTTTGCGGCATATGATATCCCAGCGATTGAATTCGGACCAAAAGGTGAGAACTGGCATGGAGATAGGGAATGCGTCAATCTTGAATCGGTAGCAGTCTATCAAAAAATGCTAGTCGATTTCGCTTCTGAATTTATTTTAAATTAA
- a CDS encoding PH domain-containing protein, translated as MMEEQAKRLHPIKIPFEFWKLLKGNVFFIIMLYVLNFGSEKMYMKVLQIGFLVYLIWKVISVILKWYTYKYQIKDGTLYITSGLVSKSYRTVPLHKVQNVQQRTTLFHKIFRLTSLTFETGMTGDQGSVPFEMISRKEAERLEGEYASKQELPVIEADIPEERIAEDMEPANEKTIHFTPSKQDVLKASFTSLSFLALIPILATLYNTLDDFIDLENAEGFLAKLLDTWWIITIVIAGLICVAVAFGIVSTFVKYGKYEISSDHERIYIKKGVLDESAFSIRKEKVQAVEITQSIIKRLLGLAEVKLISAGSTGDEELETNTLYPFLSIERAYGMVEEILPAYKVERSMKSLSKQAFKIRMLRPSFFWILTTLAIYYFNPSLLYISLILLVLIYTLRIINYKNSRYLINDEFIQFKSGSLETSLFITKRSKVIQIEVERSKLQKLFGLATIETINRSKPVHHTKLQDVSVEYADEFYTWYMDRTKNIQVE; from the coding sequence ATGATGGAAGAACAAGCAAAACGATTACACCCTATCAAAATCCCTTTCGAATTTTGGAAATTGCTGAAAGGGAATGTATTTTTTATAATCATGCTTTATGTCCTGAATTTCGGTTCTGAAAAGATGTATATGAAGGTACTCCAAATCGGCTTTCTAGTTTATCTGATTTGGAAAGTCATTTCTGTCATCCTTAAATGGTATACATATAAATACCAAATCAAAGATGGGACCTTATATATTACTTCAGGGCTTGTCTCGAAATCGTATCGAACTGTCCCGCTTCATAAGGTTCAGAATGTCCAGCAACGCACGACGTTATTTCATAAGATTTTCAGATTGACCTCTTTAACATTCGAAACCGGGATGACTGGTGATCAGGGTAGCGTACCTTTCGAGATGATTTCCCGAAAAGAGGCCGAACGGCTTGAGGGGGAATATGCTTCAAAACAGGAACTTCCGGTAATAGAAGCGGATATTCCCGAAGAACGAATTGCTGAGGATATGGAACCAGCCAATGAAAAAACAATCCACTTCACGCCAAGCAAACAAGATGTTCTGAAAGCTTCCTTTACATCACTCAGCTTCCTGGCTCTTATCCCGATATTGGCTACGTTATATAATACACTCGATGATTTTATCGATTTGGAGAATGCCGAAGGGTTTCTTGCCAAGTTATTGGATACATGGTGGATCATTACCATCGTTATTGCAGGCCTCATATGTGTCGCCGTTGCCTTCGGAATCGTTTCCACATTCGTTAAATATGGAAAATATGAAATTTCATCGGATCACGAGCGCATATATATCAAGAAAGGCGTACTGGACGAATCCGCTTTTTCCATTCGGAAAGAAAAAGTACAAGCAGTCGAAATCACCCAATCAATCATTAAAAGATTGCTAGGGTTGGCAGAAGTGAAACTGATCAGTGCAGGAAGCACCGGTGATGAAGAGCTGGAAACGAACACCCTCTATCCTTTTTTATCAATTGAACGGGCATATGGGATGGTAGAAGAGATTTTACCCGCTTATAAAGTGGAACGGTCAATGAAGTCACTATCGAAACAGGCCTTCAAAATCCGAATGCTGCGGCCCAGCTTTTTCTGGATTCTCACAACATTGGCGATCTATTATTTCAACCCCTCCCTATTGTATATCTCACTGATTCTACTCGTTCTCATTTATACATTGAGAATAATCAATTACAAAAATAGCCGTTACTTAATAAATGATGAGTTCATTCAGTTCAAATCCGGAAGTTTGGAAACATCACTATTCATAACCAAAAGAAGCAAGGTCATTCAAATTGAGGTGGAACGTTCGAAGCTGCAAAAGCTTTTCGGGCTTGCCACAATTGAAACGATCAACCGCTCCAAGCCTGTACACCATACAAAGCTCCAAGATGTATCCGTTGAATATGCAGACGAGTTTTACACATGGTATATGGACAGGACAAAAAATATCCAAGTCGAATAG
- a CDS encoding PH domain-containing protein, whose product MYSKIQPPTKKISKESVKVWRMTEAITNLIILAVLGTLLFVDDYFTWKEWIGWILNGLIVLSFFHAIWSIFIEPILLQKYWRYDVNEEFIQTRRGAWSETHELIPMTKVQSVKLNQGPFLRKYNLYSLSIGTMGDSHDIPAIPEKEAYELRDKIAHFAKIKEVD is encoded by the coding sequence ATGTATTCCAAGATACAGCCACCAACGAAGAAAATATCCAAAGAATCAGTGAAGGTGTGGCGGATGACTGAAGCCATTACCAATCTCATTATCCTCGCCGTCCTTGGCACCCTATTATTTGTTGATGATTATTTCACTTGGAAAGAATGGATTGGATGGATTTTAAACGGACTTATCGTATTATCTTTTTTCCATGCTATCTGGTCCATCTTCATTGAACCGATACTATTGCAAAAGTATTGGCGTTACGACGTGAACGAAGAGTTCATTCAAACAAGACGTGGAGCCTGGAGTGAAACGCATGAACTCATTCCGATGACGAAGGTTCAATCCGTCAAATTGAACCAAGGACCGTTTTTGCGAAAATACAACCTTTATTCCCTAAGCATCGGTACAATGGGCGATTCTCATGACATACCAGCGATCCCCGAGAAAGAGGCGTATGAATTACGAGATAAAATTGCCCATTTCGCAAAAATTAAGGAAGTGGATTAA
- a CDS encoding general stress protein, giving the protein MDKRIIGVYETGEEAIKAVESLQAQGYDREDISVVAKDKEELNAVNEETGTKVEEGLAAGAATGGILGGAAGLLAGVGALAIPGIGPVLAAGPLAATLAGAAVGAGTGGLAGTLIGMGIPEDEANRYEADVKSGKLLVLVDSDARKTSSSYSGITETDETLTNGRRTL; this is encoded by the coding sequence ATGGATAAACGTATAATTGGTGTATATGAAACTGGAGAAGAAGCTATAAAGGCTGTTGAGTCATTACAGGCCCAAGGATATGATCGTGAAGATATTTCAGTGGTAGCTAAAGATAAAGAAGAATTAAATGCAGTTAATGAAGAAACGGGTACAAAAGTTGAGGAGGGGCTCGCAGCTGGTGCGGCGACCGGAGGTATTTTGGGCGGTGCTGCCGGATTATTAGCTGGTGTGGGTGCGTTGGCGATTCCGGGAATCGGACCGGTACTGGCAGCTGGACCGCTTGCTGCAACATTAGCCGGAGCGGCTGTAGGTGCTGGTACAGGAGGATTGGCCGGTACATTAATCGGTATGGGCATACCTGAAGACGAGGCGAATCGTTATGAAGCGGATGTAAAGAGTGGCAAGCTGCTTGTGTTAGTTGATTCGGATGCGAGAAAAACCAGTTCTTCTTACTCAGGAATAACGGAAACCGATGAAACGCTAACGAACGGTAGAAGAACTCTATAG
- the rpoN gene encoding RNA polymerase factor sigma-54: MQVGFELYQKQTLKLSLTPELQQSINILQYSTHELIDFLNLQAYENPVLEISFKEPLASLSESSIHTHKINSQIRSSKSKSFNGDNDYNPINNYSINTETLESHLLEQLSLLSSLKAFEKRILQFLIGNLNEYGFLELDAKWAASHFSVSVEVIESMIQVLQSLEPIGVGAKDLTDCLLIQLRGHEDYNELAYKIVKKHLTDLAEKRYRKIAGLYQVTVQEVQEASDFIRTLNPRPVSHFSDDMTHYIVPDVYVEKDKEGFLITVNDSCTPKLSINPYYKNHVAMNSVNPAKDYIKGHINDAQLLLKGLEQRQMTLYKVTASIVDEQREFFMKGITGLKPMTLKDISEKLQLHESTISRATSNKYIQTPHGLFKLKNFFTRGLHRVNSQATESTTTIKEKIKVLIADEDKIRPFSDQKLCQIFENEGTKISRRTIAKYREDLGIPGSSKRRRF, translated from the coding sequence ATGCAGGTAGGATTTGAACTGTACCAAAAACAAACATTGAAATTGTCATTAACCCCTGAATTACAGCAATCGATCAATATCCTTCAATACTCCACCCATGAACTGATAGATTTCCTGAACCTACAGGCTTACGAAAATCCCGTTCTCGAAATTAGCTTTAAAGAACCCCTCGCATCACTTTCTGAATCCAGCATTCATACACATAAAATAAATTCTCAGATACGGTCCTCTAAAAGTAAAAGTTTCAACGGAGACAATGATTACAACCCTATCAACAATTATTCAATCAACACAGAAACACTGGAAAGCCATTTACTGGAACAATTGAGTTTACTAAGTTCGTTGAAAGCTTTTGAAAAGAGAATTCTCCAATTCTTGATTGGGAACTTAAATGAATATGGATTTCTTGAATTGGATGCCAAATGGGCTGCCTCGCATTTTTCCGTGTCCGTGGAAGTAATCGAAAGTATGATTCAAGTATTGCAGTCCCTTGAGCCCATTGGAGTCGGGGCTAAAGATCTGACCGACTGTTTACTCATTCAGCTGCGTGGGCATGAGGATTACAATGAATTGGCGTATAAGATCGTTAAAAAGCATTTAACGGATTTAGCAGAAAAACGCTACAGGAAAATTGCCGGCCTTTACCAAGTGACCGTTCAGGAAGTACAAGAGGCCTCGGATTTCATCCGTACGTTAAACCCACGTCCAGTCAGTCACTTTTCCGATGATATGACTCATTACATCGTGCCGGACGTTTACGTGGAAAAAGATAAAGAAGGTTTTCTGATAACGGTCAACGATAGCTGCACACCTAAACTTTCCATCAATCCTTACTACAAGAACCACGTTGCTATGAATTCTGTTAATCCAGCTAAAGATTATATAAAAGGGCACATAAATGATGCCCAATTACTTTTAAAAGGGCTTGAACAAAGGCAAATGACACTTTACAAAGTGACAGCGTCAATCGTGGACGAGCAGCGAGAGTTTTTCATGAAGGGAATTACGGGATTAAAACCAATGACACTGAAAGACATTTCGGAAAAACTTCAGCTTCATGAATCAACGATCAGCAGGGCGACGAGCAATAAATATATCCAGACGCCGCATGGCCTCTTTAAACTAAAGAACTTCTTTACTAGAGGGTTACACCGCGTGAACAGCCAAGCAACCGAATCAACGACCACCATCAAAGAAAAAATAAAGGTGTTGATTGCCGATGAAGATAAGATAAGGCCTTTTTCAGATCAGAAACTTTGTCAAATATTCGAAAATGAAGGAACGAAGATCTCCCGCCGCACTATTGCAAAATACCGTGAAGATCTCGGTATACCGGGATCTTCAAAACGGCGTAGATTTTAA
- a CDS encoding methyl-accepting chemotaxis protein — protein MKRLTDWYFNSLKKQILIPFLALIMLSGMAISYMSYKNSIELTTKEFTGTTEEQVKSMNDSFEIFFQKTESQLDRIGKYPIMSTYDKNPESIMDEFSHTQSSSSEINGLYLGTEKDGKTLIFPKAELPTDFDPRQRDWYQSALKQKNKTIWTEPYIDKATDTLVITAAKAVYDDRNELVGVLGVDISIDTLITMVNQTKFGETGYTVLLDKKGSFVTHPDKEKIQQDISKENIFKKMKSESGSMIEEFEGKSRIVGYATNPTTGWRIAGVMDENEVLVRANPMIIDNIITLLIVFTVTALSAIFITRSLTNPIKKLQESIRKMANGDFTSRNSISRKDEIGQLAEDTSLMTRNMSHMLGVVNNLSDKVSDSSMTLVASADENSAAANEVAMTMEQIAAGAIDQIEVGQNNEVAVKLLADKINDLEAQTGKMATESENMFKASENGITQVQGLKQQFNETSQISNKMSTAVKSLDARSNDISAIVKTISGIAGQTNLLALNAAIEAARAGEHGKGFAVVADEVKKLAEQTENSLKEISEIIQAMQTDTTNTVHLIDQVNQKIHLQDTSVTDTENAFSHIASIIANTFSNFDEIKKMMNDMVNEVTRMASNAEKLNSISQETAAGTEEVSASVEQTNASMEQLNSLASELDALSQEMHKEIKKFTF, from the coding sequence ATGAAAAGACTAACAGACTGGTATTTTAATTCGCTAAAAAAACAAATATTGATTCCTTTTTTAGCTTTGATCATGTTAAGCGGAATGGCCATCTCTTACATGAGCTATAAAAATAGTATCGAGTTGACGACCAAGGAATTTACCGGAACGACTGAAGAGCAAGTCAAGTCAATGAACGATTCTTTCGAAATCTTCTTTCAAAAAACGGAAAGTCAATTGGATAGGATCGGTAAGTATCCTATCATGAGTACTTATGATAAGAACCCCGAATCCATAATGGATGAGTTTTCCCATACACAATCAAGCAGTTCTGAAATAAATGGTTTATACCTTGGCACGGAGAAAGATGGAAAAACATTAATATTCCCAAAAGCTGAATTGCCGACTGACTTCGATCCAAGACAAAGGGACTGGTATCAATCCGCATTGAAACAAAAAAACAAGACCATTTGGACGGAACCTTATATTGATAAGGCGACGGATACACTTGTCATTACTGCAGCAAAAGCTGTATATGATGATCGTAATGAATTAGTAGGCGTGCTCGGTGTCGACATCTCGATCGATACATTGATCACAATGGTCAATCAAACGAAATTCGGCGAAACGGGCTATACGGTTTTGCTGGATAAGAAAGGGTCATTCGTTACCCATCCAGACAAGGAAAAAATTCAACAGGATATATCAAAGGAAAATATTTTCAAAAAAATGAAAAGTGAATCCGGTTCAATGATCGAGGAATTTGAAGGGAAAAGCAGGATCGTCGGATACGCCACAAATCCTACAACCGGATGGAGAATAGCAGGGGTAATGGATGAAAACGAAGTGCTCGTCCGTGCAAACCCGATGATAATCGATAATATCATCACACTGTTGATCGTCTTTACCGTCACTGCACTATCTGCCATCTTCATCACCCGTTCTTTAACGAATCCCATTAAAAAGCTGCAGGAATCCATACGGAAAATGGCTAACGGTGATTTCACCTCCAGGAATTCCATTTCAAGGAAAGATGAGATAGGCCAACTTGCAGAAGATACCAGCTTAATGACCAGGAATATGAGTCATATGTTAGGGGTTGTCAACAACCTTTCCGATAAAGTATCGGATTCCTCCATGACGCTAGTGGCTAGTGCCGATGAAAATTCAGCGGCAGCTAACGAGGTGGCCATGACGATGGAACAAATAGCAGCCGGAGCCATAGACCAAATCGAAGTCGGGCAGAATAACGAAGTGGCCGTAAAGCTATTGGCTGACAAAATCAATGATCTTGAGGCGCAAACGGGCAAAATGGCCACGGAATCCGAAAATATGTTCAAGGCTTCTGAAAACGGAATCACTCAAGTGCAAGGCCTGAAACAACAATTCAATGAAACGTCCCAAATATCCAATAAGATGAGTACGGCAGTCAAATCATTGGATGCACGCTCCAATGATATTAGTGCGATCGTAAAGACCATAAGCGGGATTGCAGGACAAACGAATTTACTCGCTCTTAATGCTGCCATCGAAGCAGCCAGGGCTGGTGAGCACGGAAAAGGGTTTGCAGTTGTTGCCGATGAAGTTAAGAAATTGGCCGAACAGACGGAAAACTCACTGAAAGAAATCTCTGAAATCATTCAAGCGATGCAAACCGATACAACAAATACCGTTCATTTGATTGATCAAGTCAATCAAAAAATCCATCTTCAGGATACTTCTGTAACGGATACGGAAAATGCCTTCAGTCACATTGCATCCATCATCGCGAACACATTCAGCAATTTTGACGAAATCAAAAAGATGATGAACGATATGGTAAACGAGGTCACACGGATGGCGAGCAATGCAGAAAAATTAAATTCGATCAGTCAGGAAACTGCCGCAGGAACTGAAGAAGTATCTGCTTCCGTAGAACAAACGAATGCTTCCATGGAACAATTAAATTCCCTGGCTAGTGAATTGGATGCCCTATCCCAGGAAATGCACAAAGAAATAAAGAAGTTCACATTCTAA